The Streptomyces sp. NBC_00691 genome has a segment encoding these proteins:
- a CDS encoding Twin-arginine translocation pathway signal has protein sequence MGKVSRARRAEIQREAIRLRAQCQRASDSQERTVTVLRAALPELTALEAWRLALGWSRAQAIREVAQVYLADGLLPPALSQALLCRYEHGQAHPGDEYRIMICRAYGADPEQLGLATTHLWCSTCAAPLPVDYGRRQREEQGIERKASMTTASGLPAIRESVQWAVQDAPEGSPSLVALAEAAVEHYALNYSKHPPASLHDEVRATRNLLSTVVPAADRATARDLRRQVGWLSALLGNLAFHLDDRAGARAHLTLAGAIGDSTGEAALTAWSSGALAMVATARQDWDHARGHAEHGLQHAPAGLRRAQLLGWALLPTIAALGHASRADDVVSESDEIMQSATELPGRFGYDRAEHRLHVAEAHLTLERYDRAAEVARTSIAAAPEHTPGWVAATLVLALAEARDAPEQAADRALGVLDLIPPARLRATARTRLARLARGLDQAANGAGAELVERLRVLPAPIRTDGTAA, from the coding sequence GTGGGGAAGGTATCGCGAGCGCGTCGTGCGGAGATCCAGCGTGAAGCGATCCGGCTGCGGGCTCAGTGCCAGCGGGCCAGCGACAGCCAGGAGCGGACCGTCACCGTGCTCCGGGCGGCGCTTCCCGAGCTGACGGCGCTGGAGGCTTGGCGCTTGGCTCTGGGGTGGTCCCGAGCGCAGGCGATCCGGGAGGTCGCCCAGGTCTACCTGGCTGACGGCCTGCTGCCGCCGGCCCTGTCGCAGGCCCTGCTGTGCCGGTACGAGCACGGGCAGGCGCACCCCGGCGACGAGTACAGGATCATGATCTGCCGGGCGTATGGGGCAGACCCCGAGCAACTCGGGCTCGCCACGACCCACCTCTGGTGCAGTACGTGCGCGGCCCCACTGCCTGTCGACTACGGTCGGCGGCAGCGCGAGGAACAGGGCATCGAACGAAAGGCATCCATGACGACCGCGAGCGGACTGCCCGCCATCCGTGAATCCGTTCAGTGGGCCGTCCAAGACGCGCCCGAGGGCTCGCCGTCGCTCGTGGCACTCGCCGAGGCGGCAGTGGAGCACTACGCCCTCAACTACAGCAAGCACCCTCCGGCCAGCTTGCACGACGAGGTGCGCGCGACCCGTAACCTGCTCTCCACCGTGGTGCCCGCCGCTGACCGCGCCACCGCACGCGACCTGCGCCGACAGGTCGGATGGCTCTCCGCGCTCCTCGGAAACCTCGCCTTCCACCTCGACGACCGCGCCGGAGCCCGCGCCCACCTGACCCTGGCCGGAGCCATCGGCGACTCCACCGGAGAGGCCGCCCTCACCGCCTGGTCCAGCGGCGCCCTGGCCATGGTTGCTACCGCCCGCCAGGACTGGGACCACGCCCGCGGACACGCCGAACACGGACTCCAACACGCCCCCGCCGGCCTGCGCCGCGCTCAGCTCCTGGGCTGGGCCCTGCTGCCCACAATCGCCGCTCTCGGACACGCTTCCCGGGCGGACGACGTCGTCAGCGAGAGCGACGAGATCATGCAGTCCGCCACCGAACTGCCCGGACGCTTCGGCTACGACCGCGCCGAACACCGCCTCCACGTCGCCGAGGCCCACTTGACCCTGGAGCGCTACGATCGCGCCGCCGAAGTCGCCCGCACCTCCATCGCCGCAGCACCCGAACACACACCGGGATGGGTGGCCGCCACCCTCGTTCTCGCCCTCGCCGAGGCCCGCGACGCTCCCGAGCAGGCCGCCGACCGCGCGCTGGGCGTCCTGGACCTCATCCCGCCCGCACGACTTCGCGCCACGGCACGCACCCGCCTCGCTCGTCTCGCCCGCGGTCTCGACCAGGCGGCGAACGGGGCGGGCGCCGAGCTGGTCGAGCGTCTGCGCGTTCTGCCCGCGCCGATTCGCACAGACGGCACTGCCGCGTAG
- a CDS encoding M14 family zinc carboxypeptidase, translating into MTPETFAPFIGDRPPTLEELERELRKIAAEHPQVSTLREIGRSRAGRPMTMLTIPGGHKHVLVVGAPHPNEPIGLAVIPALARYLAEHPEDRETLTWHLVGCADPDGVAANEDWWSSTWPPTMESYHRGMYRPPAAEQPEWTFPTESFTSTLPETRALMAVIDGVLPALTVSLHGSDTGGVWAMASHDEPALPPVMADIAARYGLPVEETPSDCIGLPSIGTGAYLLAPPLDAEVVGDSGADSEHEWKPAGASSAHYTAKHGLGLFPEVPIWASTPLRLSPQEAIGVLEDARHVLGDLIAEQTQALNVEAGFLTAAEEIRSIIPVMIRNVQHQPVSGSGQDLVLLVPVRAAGMLLRHYDQLLATNPYSDQLHEARAKTEAVLLAWCHRAEKALRPQPLPLFRTAGYQADLVLTMARTLLPGRAASIDAASSATR; encoded by the coding sequence GTGACCCCCGAGACGTTCGCCCCGTTCATCGGCGACCGGCCGCCCACGCTGGAGGAATTGGAGCGGGAGCTGCGTAAGATCGCCGCCGAGCACCCGCAGGTCTCCACGCTGCGCGAGATCGGCCGCTCCCGCGCCGGCCGCCCCATGACTATGTTGACCATCCCCGGCGGCCACAAGCACGTGCTCGTCGTCGGCGCCCCGCACCCGAACGAACCGATCGGCCTCGCGGTGATCCCCGCGCTCGCCCGGTACCTCGCCGAACACCCTGAGGACCGCGAGACGCTCACCTGGCACCTCGTGGGGTGCGCCGACCCCGACGGAGTCGCGGCCAACGAGGACTGGTGGTCGTCGACATGGCCGCCGACGATGGAGTCGTACCACCGCGGCATGTACCGGCCCCCGGCCGCCGAGCAGCCCGAGTGGACCTTCCCCACGGAGTCGTTCACCTCGACTCTGCCGGAGACCCGCGCCCTTATGGCCGTGATCGACGGCGTGCTGCCGGCACTGACCGTCTCGCTCCACGGGAGCGACACGGGCGGGGTGTGGGCGATGGCCTCCCACGACGAGCCCGCTCTCCCCCCAGTCATGGCAGACATCGCAGCCCGGTATGGCCTGCCCGTCGAGGAGACGCCCTCAGACTGCATCGGTCTCCCCTCCATCGGGACCGGCGCCTACCTCCTGGCACCTCCTCTCGACGCCGAAGTGGTCGGAGACAGCGGCGCGGACAGCGAGCACGAGTGGAAGCCGGCCGGCGCCAGCAGCGCCCACTACACCGCCAAGCACGGCCTCGGCCTCTTCCCGGAGGTCCCGATATGGGCGTCCACTCCCCTCAGGCTCTCGCCCCAGGAAGCCATCGGCGTCCTCGAGGACGCGCGGCACGTGCTCGGGGACCTCATCGCCGAACAGACCCAGGCCCTGAACGTAGAAGCCGGATTCCTGACGGCCGCGGAAGAGATCCGCTCGATCATTCCCGTCATGATCAGGAACGTCCAGCACCAGCCCGTATCCGGAAGCGGACAGGACCTCGTCCTTCTCGTCCCGGTACGCGCCGCGGGCATGCTCCTACGGCACTATGACCAGCTCCTCGCGACCAACCCGTACAGCGACCAGCTGCACGAGGCGCGAGCGAAGACCGAAGCCGTCCTGCTCGCCTGGTGCCACCGTGCTGAGAAGGCCCTCCGTCCCCAGCCCCTGCCGCTGTTCCGTACGGCTGGCTACCAGGCGGACCTCGTCCTGACCATGGCCAGGACGCTTCTGCCGGGGCGTGCGGCCAGCATCGACGCGGCCAGCAGCGCCACTCGCTGA